One segment of Streptomyces sp. NBC_01463 DNA contains the following:
- a CDS encoding PadR family transcriptional regulator, with amino-acid sequence MKTDAVRGHLDGLLLSVLESGPLHGYAIIAAVQERSGGVLELRKGTIYPTLNRLERIGLLSSVWESVGERRRRCYRLTDAGRRSLATERTLWREFTAAIGSVLEPAPAPGHAT; translated from the coding sequence ATGAAGACGGATGCGGTACGCGGCCACCTGGACGGACTGCTGCTGTCCGTACTGGAATCGGGCCCCCTGCACGGCTACGCGATCATCGCCGCGGTCCAGGAGCGCAGCGGCGGTGTGCTGGAGCTGCGCAAGGGCACGATCTACCCCACCCTCAACCGGCTTGAGCGGATCGGGCTGCTGAGCAGTGTCTGGGAGTCGGTGGGTGAACGCCGCCGGCGCTGCTACCGGCTCACCGACGCCGGACGGCGCAGCCTGGCGACCGAACGGACCCTGTGGCGGGAGTTCACCGCGGCGATCGGCTCGGTCCTGGAACCCGCCCCCGCCCCCGGACACGCCACGTGA
- a CDS encoding permease prefix domain 1-containing protein, producing MKASEPPAGDPVETHLADLAARLHGPARLKARMVDELREGLLDAARELSPDAEPGREAARRAIREFGTVAELAPSFQYELTVTQARHTARTVMLIVPCLLVCWSLVELSTRVEGHGLPGSLQVAVAHLGGLSALTALPAAVFLSATGSLGRRLRLPQRLPLVVAWSGTAAAVALGLSALTLVAAAVIAGDWPLTAAACLIVIALHARVATSARVCRRCARLPVTAP from the coding sequence GTGAAGGCGTCGGAGCCTCCGGCCGGCGACCCCGTCGAGACCCACCTCGCGGACCTGGCGGCGAGACTGCACGGCCCGGCCCGGCTCAAGGCCCGGATGGTGGACGAGCTGCGCGAAGGCCTCCTGGATGCCGCGCGGGAACTGTCGCCCGATGCCGAACCCGGCCGGGAGGCGGCACGCCGGGCGATCCGCGAGTTCGGCACCGTGGCCGAACTGGCCCCCAGCTTCCAGTACGAACTGACCGTCACTCAGGCCCGTCACACCGCACGTACCGTCATGCTGATCGTCCCGTGCCTGCTGGTGTGCTGGTCCCTGGTCGAGCTCTCCACCCGCGTGGAGGGTCACGGACTGCCCGGCTCGCTCCAGGTGGCCGTCGCGCATCTCGGCGGCCTCTCGGCCCTCACCGCACTGCCCGCGGCCGTGTTCCTCTCCGCCACTGGCTCGCTGGGCCGCCGGCTGCGCCTCCCGCAACGACTGCCTCTCGTGGTCGCCTGGTCGGGAACCGCCGCGGCGGTCGCCCTCGGACTGAGCGCCCTGACGCTCGTCGCAGCCGCCGTGATCGCCGGTGACTGGCCCCTGACCGCGGCCGCCTGTCTGATCGTCATCGCCCTCCACGCGCGTGTCGCCACGTCCGCACGCGTGTGCCGCCGGTGCGCGCGCCTGCCTGTCACCGCCCCCTGA
- a CDS encoding DUF4236 domain-containing protein, protein MPLTFRKSFRILPGVTLNINRKSWSITTGGKHGPRRTRSSTGRRTTSMNLPGPFGWRRTTRASRH, encoded by the coding sequence ATGCCGCTCACGTTCCGCAAGAGCTTCAGGATCCTTCCGGGTGTGACCCTCAACATCAACCGCAAGTCGTGGTCGATCACGACAGGTGGCAAGCACGGTCCACGACGGACCCGGAGCAGCACCGGCCGGCGCACGACGTCGATGAATCTGCCGGGCCCCTTCGGCTGGCGCCGCACCACCCGTGCAAGCCGTCACTGA